A region of Argentina anserina chromosome 5, drPotAnse1.1, whole genome shotgun sequence DNA encodes the following proteins:
- the LOC126793155 gene encoding probable WRKY transcription factor 75, with translation MEHNEIRFFGLTPSSASPIFSSSTVPSIPQLFPHVLSGNAVSTDKCGTACSSLDKLKPRRKDCGDKETKKHRIAFQTRSQVDVLDDGYRWRKYGQKTVKNSDFPRSYYKCTHQGCNVKKQIQRLSKDEEMVVTTYEGIHVHPIENSDDTFEQILSHIRA, from the exons ATGGAGCACAACGAAATACGTTTCTTTGGTTTAACACCATCATCAGCATCTCCTATTTTCTCATCGAGCACTGTTCCAAGCATTCCTCAACTGTTTCCTCATGTTCTTAGTGGCAATGCAGTTTCGACGGACAAATGCGGAACCGCTTGTAGTTCATTAGACAAATTGAAACCAAGAAGGAAAGACTGCGGTGACAAGGAGACCAAGAAGCACAGAATTGCATTTCAAACACGGAGCCAAGTTGATGTACTCGATGACGGATATCGGTGGCGAAAATACGGGCAGAAAACTGTTAAGAATAGTGACTTTCCCAG AAGTTACTACAAGTGTACACATCAAGGGTGCAACGTAAAAAAGCAAATCCAACGCCTTTCTAAAGACGAGGAAATGGTGGTCACTACATATGAAGGAATACATGTCCATCCCATTGAGAATTCTGATGATACATTTGAGCAGATCTTAAGCCATATAAGGGcataa